From a region of the Castanea sativa cultivar Marrone di Chiusa Pesio chromosome 10, ASM4071231v1 genome:
- the LOC142611764 gene encoding uncharacterized protein LOC142611764: MAAEDVCEVGFEEGMLWLPSHVLDEACDTKVNMRLQQQQQHHQLHQQQQLHHRKLPKESLPQNYKSSSRPQHRRKNGPNWAAGGPGMQAIFLESGRRSCGTGVFLPQRAETNFQSKKKPACSPVLLPSRVVQALNLNVHALGLQISPRQDAKSGTKDRDCNSNINKNDQDLQAQCCVMSQNQNSSPEIFLPKEWTY, from the exons ATGGCTGCTGAGGATGTTTGTGAGGTCGGTTTTGAAGAAGGAATGTTGTGGTTACCTTCACATGTCCTAGATGAGGCTTGTGACACAAAG gtGAATATGAGGctgcaacaacaacagcaacaccACCAActccaccaacaacaacaacttcaTCATCGTAAATTGCCCAAAGAGTCACTCCCGCAG AATTATAAATCTAGCTCAAGACCACAACATAGACGGAAAAATGGCCCCAACTGGGCAGCTGGAGGACCTGGAATGCAAGCTATTTTCCTTGAGTCGGGAAGAAGATCATGCGGTACTGGAGTTTTCCTTCCACAAAGGGCAGAGACCAATTTCCAATCAAAAAAGAAGCCAG CTTGCTCTCCGGTTCTCCTTCCTTCTCGAGTGGTTCAAGCTCTGAACCTCAATGTGCATGCATTAGGCTTGCAAATATCACCTCGACAAG ATGCCAAAAGTGGTACCAAAGATAGAGATTGCAATTCAAACATAAATAAGAATGACCAGGACTTACAAGCACAATGTTGCGTTATgtcccaaaatcaaaattcttcacCAGAGATATTTCTTCCAAAGGAATGGACATACTAG
- the LOC142614248 gene encoding pentatricopeptide repeat-containing protein At4g02820, mitochondrial, which yields MLLRSMRFRATLACAARRFSAQAAAAVAAAVEEKAAAAASTKSSGDGRDTLGRRLMSLVYAKRSAVIAIRKWKEEGHTVRKYDLNRIVRQLRKLRRYKHALEICEWMTLQQDIRLQTGDYAVHLDLIAKVRGVNSAEKFFEDLPDKMTGHLTCSALLHVYVQNKLSAKAEALMEKMSECGFLKNSLPYNHMLSLYISNGQLEKVPGVIHELKKNTLPNVITYNLWLTACASQNDVETAEKVFLELKKENIVPDWVTYSALTNLYIKKALPEKASYTLKQMEKNAFRKNRAAYSSVLSLHTNMRDKDGVHRIWKKMKSLYRKMSDAEYTCMLSSLVKLGEFEEAESLYREWETVSGTGDARVSNILLAAYINRNQMEMAENFYNQMVEKGITPSYTTWELLTWGYINQKQMGKVLDYFTKAVGSVKKWNPDEKLVREVFKKYEEQGNVEGAEKILVILRKAGHLSTEVYNSLLRTYAKAGKMPLIVAERMEKDKVQLNEETHELIKLTSKMCVSEASITYS from the exons ATGTTGCTTCGTTCCATGCGATTCCGTGCAACCCTGGCTTGCGCCGCCCGCCGCTTCTCGGCGCAAGCTGCAGCAGCAGTAGCAGCGGCGGTGGAAGAAAAAGCCGCCGCCGCTGCCTCAACGAAAAGCTCGGGCGATGGCAGAGACACACTGGGTAGGAGGCTTATGAGTCTGGTGTACGCAAAACGCAGCGCCGTCATCGCCATTCGGAAATGGAAAGAAGAAGGCCACACTGTTCGCAAGTACGATCTCAACCGCATCGTCCGTCAGCTGCGCAAGCTCAGGCGTTACAAACACGCCCTCgag ATTTGTGAATGGATGACATTACAGCAAGATATCAGGCTGCAAACAGGTGACTATGCAGTCCACTTGGACTTGATTGCAAAAGTCCGTGGTGTAAATAGTGCAGAAAAATTCTTTGAGGATCTTCCTGATAAAATGACAGGCCATCTCACTTGTTCAGCTCTTCTCCATGTCTATGTCCAAAACAAGTTGTCTGCCAAAGCCGAAGCTCTGATGGAGAAAATGTCCGAATGCGGTTTCTTGAAGAATTCCCTTCCTTACAACCACATGCTTTCTCTGTATATCTCAAATGGGCAGCTAGAGAAGGTCCCAGGAGTGATTCATGAACTAAAGAAGAACACTTTACCCAATGTTATTACATACAATCTATGGTTAACAGCTTGTGCTTCCCAAAATGATGTCGAAACTGCAGAAAAAGTTTTCCTTGAGCTAAAGAAGGAAAATATAGTTCCAGATTGGGTTACATATAGTGCACTAACCAACTTGTACATAAAAAAAGCACTCCCTGAAAAAGCATCATATACTTTGAAACAGATGGAGAAAAATGCTTTTCGGAAAAATCGAGCTGCGTATTCTTCTGTCCTAAGTTTGCATACAAACATGAGGGATAAGGATGGAGTTCATCGAATATGGAAGAAGATGAAATCATTATATCGTAAAATGAGCGATGCTGAGTATACTTGCATGTTATCTTCACTAGTGAAACTTGGAGAGTTTGAAGAAGCTGAGAGTCTCTATCGTGAGTGGGAAACCGTTTCTGGGACTGGCGATGCTAGGGTTTCAAATATACTTCTTGCAGCCTACATCAACCGGAACCAGATGGAAATGGCTGAAAACTTTTACAATCAAATGGTAGAAAAAGGCATCACTCCTTCTTACACTACTTGGGAGCTTCTTACATGGGGTTATATAAATCAGAAACAGATGGGAAAGGTTTTAGACTATTTTACCAAAGCTGTTGGTAGTGTGAAAAAATGGAATCCTGATGAAAAGTTGGTTAGAGAAGTGTTTAAGAAATATGAGGAGCAAGGCAATGTTGAAGGGGCAGAGAAAATCTTAGTCATTCTAAGGAAAGCTGGCCATTTGAGTACTGAGGTATATAATTCCCTACTACGAACTTATGCTAAAGCCGGCAAAATGCCACTTATAGTAGCAGAACGGATGGAGAAGGATAAGGTTCAGTTGAATGAGGAGACTCATGAGCTCATAAAATTAACCAGTAAAATGTGTGTCAGTGAAGCTTCTATCACTTATTCTTAA
- the LOC142611579 gene encoding preprotein translocase subunit SCY2, chloroplastic, whose product MEATLLSSHHFHPQLFPIKPTKIPGGHAECGLQICNSLFVKTQVAFKRNSLESHRRHSLLQNKPFFSKVNKKFCVNFSDRLRSDYVNVDTSAASQNFNVVPLKPDDGEDTHSLLEINNTKTVQHIPKMFKNRFLDFVRLSSVLNNAAESFFKSEIRRRLFVTAVLIIISRVGYFIPLPGFDRRLVPQDYLSFVSGSVDELGDFTGELKLSLFQLGISPQIIASIIMQVLCHVVPSLVKLRKEGLDGHEKIKSYIWWMSLGFAILEAVIVACYSLQYSIYAASHRVKHVMVTALLLVCGAMTTTWICDTISESGFGQGSSLIICVGILTGYTETLYKMLSQLSGSAVSWWPYVLAVLGIFTVVTMWAVVVTEGCRKIKLQYYGFKLASAAREDSPVTEVEPYIPFNINPSGMQPVLTATYLLGFPSILASLLGSPFWEHVKEILNPETSLGAKPWVYYTIYAFFVFLFNIFDIANLPKEIADYLNKMGARIPNIKPGKATIEYLTKIQASTRFWGGLLLSLLATTSTILDHYLRRINAGFAIGFTSVLIIVGSIIELRRSYQAYNVMPTLSKALRRYGV is encoded by the exons ATGGAGGCAACTCTTCTCAGCTCGCACCACTTCCATCCCCAACTCTTTCCCATAAAACCCACTAAAATCCCAG GCGGACATGCGGAATGTGGCCTGCAAATTTGTAATTCACTGTTTGTCAAAACCCAAGTTGCCTTTAAGAGAAATTCTTTGGAATCTCACAGGAGGCATTCCCTGTTGCAAAACAAGCCTTTCTTCTCCaaagtaaacaaaaaattctGTGTTAATTTTTCAGATCGGCTCCGAAGTGACTATGTGAATGTTGATACATCTGCAgcatctcaaaattttaatgttgTACCTCTGAAGCCTGATGATGGGGAAGATACTCATAGTTTGCTTGAGATTAATAACACTAAGACTGTACAGCACATACccaaaatgtttaaaaataggTTTCTAGATTTTGTACGGCTGAGTTCTGTCCTGAATAATGCTGCTGAATCATTTTTCAAGAGCGAGATACGTCGTAGGTTATTTGTGACAGCTGTACTAATTATAATTAGTCGTGTTGGATATTTCATTCCTTTACCTGGATTTGATAGAAGATTGGTACCTCAAGATTACCTCAGCTTTGTCTCCGGCTCTGTTG ATGAACTTGGTGATTTCACAGGAGAGCTTAAGCTGTCGCTTTTTCAGCTTGGGATCAGTCCTCAGATAATAGCATCAATTATCATGCAG GTGCTCTGTCATGTAGTTCCCTCCTTAGTAAAGCTACGGAAGGAAGGCTTAGATGGCCATGAGAAGATTAAGAGTTATAT ATGGTGGATGTCTCTTGGCTTCGCAATATTGGAGGCTGTGATAGTTGCTTGCTACTCACTTCAATATTCAATTTATGCAGCTAGTCATAG GGTCAAGCATGTGATGGTAACGGCTCTTTTATTGGTCTGTGGTGCAATGACTACGACATGGATCTGTGATACCATATCAGAATCTGGATTTG GTCAAGGTTCATCATTAATTATATGTGTGGGAATATTGACGGGCTATACAGAAACATTATACAAAATGCTGTCTCAGCTCTCAG GAAGTGCTGTCAGTTGGTGGCCCTATGTACTTGCAGTGTTGGGTATTTTCACTGTGGTCACTATGTGGGCAGTTGTGGTAACTGAAGGTTGTAGGAAAATTAAGCTGCAGTATTATGGTTTCAAACTTGCTTCTGCTGCAAG AGAAGACTCCCCAGTCACTGAAGTGGAGCCCTATATCCCTTTCAATATTAATCCATCAGGAATGCAGCCCGTTCTTACTGCCACTTACCTCTTGGGATTTCCCAGCATTCTTGCAAG tctcCTTGGATCACCTTTCTGGGAGCATGTGAAGGAGATTTTGAACCCCGAAACTTCTCTTGGTGCAAAGCCTTGGGTTTACTATACAATATATGCGTTTTTTGTCttcttatttaatatatttgacATT GCCAACTTGCCAAAGGAAATTGCTGATTACTTAAATAAGATGGGTGCAAGGATACCAAACATAAAACCTGGGAAAGCTACCATAGAATACCTCACAAAGATTCAGGCATCGACACGCTTTTGGG GAGGCCTGTTGTTAAGTTTGTTAGCAACTACATCAACCATACTGGATCATTACTTGCGCCGTATAAATGCAGGATTTGCAATTGGGTTCACATCTGTCTTGATCATT GTGGGTTCCATTATTGAGCTTAGAAGATCGTACCAAGCATATAATGTAATGCCAACTTTAAGCAAAGCTCTAAGACGGTATGGTGTATAA